The Pseudalkalibacillus hwajinpoensis nucleotide sequence ATGTGATAATCCTGAAACTGTAGGAAAAGTAATCGAAACTTTCCAGAATCGTATTTCCCAGCTGGAGGAACCAAATTTTGAACAGGATGAATCCTTCTTGTTAAACCTTATTGAAGTTTCTTTAATTACGAAAGATAAACAATGGTTCATGGAACTTTCTGCACAACTTAAGCAGCTTCGACATGAGTCGGAGGAAGCAGTTCCCTGTTAAAATTTTCTTGCCAGCTACAAAAGAAGTACGATAGGATGGAAGTGGAAGAAAGTGTTGGGAGGCGCTGCAATTGAATAGTGATTTTACTCTCGCCGTACACAGTCTGGCTTTGCTCGCAATTAAGCCAGGGCAGATGGCAACTAGTGATTATCTTGCCGGAAGTGCTTCTGTCCATCCCGTTCGTATGAGAAAAATTCTTAGTTTACTCAAGAAAAACGGTTATATCGTTTCAAAAGAGGGTGCTGGAGGTGGGTTTACTTTATCTTGTCGTGTAGAAGATGTCACGCTTGATAAGATCTATAACCTTACTTCTATAGGTACTCTTCAACCAAGATGTCCTGATTCGAATCAGTATTGTCTTGTGGGAGCGAATTTATCAAATGTACTGGGCGATATTTTTACAGATGCTGAGAATCATTTAACAGCATTCTTGAAACAATATACG carries:
- a CDS encoding RrF2 family transcriptional regulator, which gives rise to MNSDFTLAVHSLALLAIKPGQMATSDYLAGSASVHPVRMRKILSLLKKNGYIVSKEGAGGGFTLSCRVEDVTLDKIYNLTSIGTLQPRCPDSNQYCLVGANLSNVLGDIFTDAENHLTAFLKQYTIRDIIQSLKQKQL
- a CDS encoding IDEAL domain-containing protein, coding for MMNQLHQQTQYQKGDWVKGKSVHDELIHGYVESVNNYLGTIKVFVLECDNPETVGKVIETFQNRISQLEEPNFEQDESFLLNLIEVSLITKDKQWFMELSAQLKQLRHESEEAVPC